From the Chiroxiphia lanceolata isolate bChiLan1 chromosome Z, bChiLan1.pri, whole genome shotgun sequence genome, one window contains:
- the PINLYP gene encoding phospholipase A2 inhibitor and Ly6/PLAUR domain-containing protein, whose translation MKISLGLSFLLAFLDPGTCLQCEVCHSIGRGCSGPMKTCIGGEDTCGIILYEALIGGMAIPSSIKSCIPSNMCNHGPVTMNYGKVKAKSHIACCTGDDCQTVSVSLPPDDNVPNGYQCPACYSVDSFQCSHEIVNCTGSETQCLDIAGLMNSAGQTVKAAMKGCTTISECNMAGDGKNSLGMMDIKLKRFQCRPAFAMDRVVFALAPQHTVFLPLLSGFILEKVLF comes from the exons gGACATGCCTTCAGTGTGAGGTTTGTCACAGCATAGGAAGAGGCTGCTCTGGCCCCATGAAAACCTGCATTGGTGGTGAAGATACCTGTGGCATCATTCTGTACGAGGCCCTAATAG GGGGCATGGCAATCCCTTCATCCATCAAATCCTGCATACCATCCAACATGTGCAACCATGGCCCTGTCACCATGAACTATGGGAAGGTAAAAGCAAAGAGCCACATAGCTTGCTGCACGGGTGATGACTGTCAAACCGTCTCTGTCTCAT TGCCACCAGATGACAACGTGCCCAACGGGTACCAGTGTCCTGCCTGCTACAGCGTGGACTCCTTCCAGTGCAGTCACGAAATCGTAAACTGCACTGGATCTGAAACCCAATGTCTTGACATTGCTGGGTTAATGAATTCTG CTGGACAGACTGTGAAAGCTGCCATGAAGGGTTGTACCACCATTTCTGAATGCAATATggcaggagatggaaaaaacagCCTGGGGATGATGGACATAAAGCTGAAGCGGTTCCAATGCAGACCAGCTTTTGCTATGGACAGAGTGGTTTTTGCTCTTGCCCCTCAACACACCGTCTTCCTCCCTCTCCTATCAGGATTCATCCTGGAGAAGGTGCTTTTCTGA